The window GTGCGAATTCACTTTCCAGCCCACCGTCGGCCTGATGCCGGCCGACAGCATGGTGCTGTTTCGCAGCGCCGTGAAGCAGATCTGCCATCGCCGCGGCTATCACGCCACCTTCATGTGTCGGCCGAAAATTCCCAACGTCGTTTCATCCGGCTGGCATCTGCATCAGTCGCTGGTATCGCGCGCCACCGGCAAGAACGCCTTCATGTCGTCGGACCCCAACGAGACGCTGTCACCGTTTGGCCGCGGCTATCTCGCCGGTCTGCTCGCCCATGCCCGCGCCGCCACCGTGTTCACCACGCCGACCATCAACGGCTACAAGCGCTATCGCTCCTATTCGCTGGCGCCGGACCGTGCGATCTGGGGCCGCGACAACCGCGGCGCGATGATCCGCGTGCTCGGCGGTCCCGGCGATTCCGCTACGCGTCTCGAAAATCGCGTCGGCGAGCCCGCCGCCAATCCCTATCTCTACATGGCCTCGCAGATCCTCTCCGGCCTCGACGGCGTCGATCGCGCGCTCGATCCCGGCCCATCTGCGGATACGCCCTACGAGAGTGACGCAGAATTGTTGCCGAAGTCGCTGCGCGAAGCGGTGTTCGCGCTGAAGGAGGATCCGTTCTTCCGCAAGGCGATGGGATCGACCATGGTGGATTATTACACCCACATCAAAAATGCCGAGATCGAGCGTTTCCAGTCGGAAGTCTCCGAATGGGAGCAGCGCGAATATTTCGAGATGTTCTGACGTGCCGTCCGGCACGTTTATTGAATACAGCTTGTCAGCTTTGCAACGAGGACAACGGTAATGAACAGACGCGCCCACTCCATCCTGGCATTCGCCATCCTTGGTCTGATGACCGGGACGGCTTCCGCCGACGTCATCAAGGTCGGTATCATCGGCACCATGTCGGGGCCCTACGCGCTGTTCGGCGCGAATTTCAAGATGGGCATCGATGCCTGGGTCGCCGAGCATGGCAATAAAGTAGGCAGCCACGAAATCGAATTCATCTACAAGGATGAAGAAGGCCCGAACCCCGCCAAGTCCAAGGCGCTGGCGCAGGAGCTGATCGTCAAGGACAAGGTGCAGTATCTTGCCGGCGTCTATTTCACGCCGAACGCGATGGCGATCGCGCCGCTGCTGGAGGAATCCAAGACGCCGCTGGTTGTCATGAATGCCGCGACCTCGTCGATCGTCGAGAAGAGCCCCTATATCCTGCGCACCTCCTTCACGATGTGGCAGAACACCGTGCCTGCCGCGAACATTGCCTACAAGAACGGTTCGAAGAAGGTCGCCATCGCCGTCAGCGACTACGGCCCGGGCATCGATGCCGAAGCTGCGTTCAAGAAGACCTTCGAGACCGACGGCGGCGCTGTCGTGGAAGCGATCCGTATTCCACTCGCCACCACCGACTTCAGCCCGATCATGCAGCGGATCAAGGCGTCCGGCGCCGACACCATCTTCACCTTCCTGCCGTCCGGCCCGCCAACGCTGGGCTTCATCAAGGCCTATGTCGATAACGGTCTGAAGGCCGACGGCGTCAAGCTGATGTCGACCGGCGACGTGGTCACCGAGATCGATCTGCCGGGCATCGGCGACAGCAGCATCGGCATGCTCTCGACCTATCATTATGCGGTGTCGCATGAGTCGCCGGAGAACAAGGCGTTCCTCGCTTCCATCGTCAAGAACGGCAGCAAGGTCGACGACGTTGCCATGACCGGCGTCGCCGCCTATGACGGCGCACGGGTGATCTACAAGATGATCGAGGCCACCGACGGGCAGCGCGATCCGGCCAAGGCGGTCGATGCGGTCAAGGGCATGAAGTGGGTCAGCCCGCGCGGTCCGGTGTCGATCGATCCCGATACCCGCCACATCCGCCAGAACGTCTATCTGCGCACCGTCACCAAGGTCGACGGCAAGCTGATCAACAAGGAAGGCGACACGATGTTTCCGGACCAGCCGGACTGGGCGCTGAGCAAGAAGTAACACGCTCGATAGTGGTGATTTCATTCGGGGACGCGAGCGGCGTCAGCTGCGAGCGAGCCCGGAATCCATAACCACCACCGGGCATATGGATTCCGGGTCTGCGCTCCAGTCGGCTGTGGCCGACTGGAGCGCACCCCGGAATGACAAACTTGCAGTCAGTTCGTTCGACAAGGCTCTCATCTACAATGACCCAGCATGCGCGCTCCGTTCGCCTGACCAATGGCCGCATCTATCGATCTGCCTGGGACGAGACGCCGGCGGACAGCATCGTTGTCAGCGATGGCAAGGTGGTCTGGATCGGCGCGCACGATGACGCGCCGTCCGCCGACGAAACCATCGATCTCGATGGCGCCACCGTGCTGCCCGGCCTCACCGATGCGCATATCCATCTGTTCGCGATCGCCCATGCCCGGCTGCAGGTGCCGGTGACGCCGCGCGACGCGGCTGATGTCGATGCCGTGCTGAAGCTGCTCGTCGCCCGCGCGCAGGCGATCCCGGCGGGCCAATGGGTCTATGGCGCCGGCCTCGACGAAAACGGCCTTGCCGAACATCGCCTGCCGACGCGCCGTGAAATCGATGCCGCGATTCCCCATCATCCTGTGATGATCCGCCGCTTCTGCGGCCATGTCGCCGTCGCCAACAGCGCGGCGTTGCGCTTCTTCGGCATCGACGACAGCATTGCCGATCCCGGCGGCGGCACCTTTGGCCGCGACGGCGATGGCCGGCTCGACGGCAGCGCCAAGGAAAGCGCCGCCGAGATGTTTTTCCGCGCCGCACCGCCAATGGATCGGGCCGAACTGATCGCGGCGTTGCGCGCCACCATCGATGACAGCGCGCGGCTGGGTCTTGTCGCCGCCGTGGAAGCGGCGGTGGGATTCACCGTCGGCTTCGACGACGAGTTCTCCATCTGGAATGAGCTTCGTCAGGGCACCGCGCTGCCGATACGGCTCGGCTTCATGAACCAGCTCGACCCCGCCGAAGCCTTGCAGCGTGGCCTGATGCCGACACGCGACGCCGACTGGCAATCGATGACGCTGAAGTATTTTGCCGACGGCATCGTCGGCGCCCGTACCGCGGCAGTCAGCGAGGATTTTTTCGACACGCCGAGTCGCGGCTTCTTCATGCGCGACGAGGCGGAGCTGCAGCGTGTGATCGGCGAGGCCCATGCCGCTGGCTGGCAGGTCGCGGTGCACAGCGTCGGCGACCGCGCCACCAATTGCGTGCTCGAGGCCTATGAACAGGCGCAGGCCGCGCACCCGCGCGGCAATGCCCGGCACCGCATCGAGCACTATTTCGTGCCGCCCGCCGGCGACCTCGCCCGCATGCGGAAGCTCGGCGCGCTGGTCATGATGCAGCCGAGTTTCCTGACCCGGATGCGGCGCTCGATATCAGGAGCCTTCGGGCCGCGAGCGGACAAATGCTATCCCGGCCGTTCGGTGATCGACGCCGGCGTCACCTATGTCGCTACCTCCGATGCGCCGACCGGCTCGTGGTCGCCGTGGGACGGTATGGCAGACGCGGTGAACCGGGCTTCCGATAGCGGTGCGCCGATCGGCCCGGACGAGGCGATCAGCCTCCGCGAGGCGATCCATAGCTACACCGTCGGCGGCGCTTTCGCGATGAAGCAGGAAGGCTGGCGCGGCACGTTGATGCCTGGCATGGCTGCGGACCTGATCGCCATTGATCGCGATCCCTTTGCCGCCGATGCGCCGCTGTTGAGGCTGACAAAAGTGCTGCTTACCATGGTGCGCGGCGACATCGTCCACGATGCCCTGCCGCGGCGGTCCGATTGGCGTCCGGCCGTGCGTTCGGCATAGGGTAGATCATGCGCATCGCCTTCAGCATCCTCACCGACGCCATCGCCTACGGCATGGTGCTGTTCATCATCTCGATCGGCCTCTCGATCACGATGGGCCTGATGCGTGTGGTGAATCTGGCCCATGGTGCCTTCGCCATGATCGGCGGCTATCTCGCGTCCTATGCGATCCGCGACCTGCATGTGAATTACGGCGTCGCGATCCTGATGGCGGTGGTCGGCACCATCATCGTTTCGATCCCGTTCGAGGCGCTGTTGTATCGCCGCATCTACCGCAAGTCCGATCCCGCTGATTCAGGTGCTGATGACCATCGGCATTACCTTCTTCATCATCGGCGTGGTGAATTTCATCTTCGGCCCGTCGCTGAAGACCATCCCGCTGCCGGCGACGCTGAGCGGTCCGCTCGACATCGGTTTCCGGTCGCTGCCGACGCATCGTTTGTTCGTCATCGCCTGCGGCATCGTCACGGCGCTGGCGCTGTGGCTGCTGATCGAGAAGACCGAATTCGGCATCAAGCTGCGTGCCTCGGTCGATCACAGCGGCATGGCCGATGCCTTGGGCATTCGCACCGAGATCATCTATGCGGTAACCTTCGCGCTGGCGATCGGCCTTGGCGCCTTCGGCGGCGTGGTCGGCGCCGAAATCCTGCCGATCGAGCCGTTCTATGCGCTGCGCTACATGGTGACGTTCCTGGTCGTGGTCTCGGTCGGCGGCGCCGGTTCGATCCTCGGCGCGCTGTCGGCGTCGCTGCTGCTCGGTCTCGCCGACACCACCGGCAAATATCTCGCGCCGGAATTCGGCGAGTTCTTCTTCTATCTCACCGTGATCTGCATCGTGTTCCTGTTTCCGCACGGTCTGTTCGGCAGGTCGCACGCATGAGCGAGATCGCAGCCATCCAAGCGCCGCAGAAGCGCAGCATTCCCTTCGCGCGGGAAGCCGGCGGTGCGCTCGCCATTATCGTGCTCGGCGCGGTCGGCTATTATCTGTTTCCCGACGACCTCGCCTTCCTGACGCGACTGATCGGCATCTCCTTTCTGGTGTTGTCGCTCGATCTGGTCACCGGCTATTGCGGCATCGCCACGCTCGGCCATGCCGCGCAGTTCGGCGTCGCCGCCTATGCCGCCGGCATCGCTTGTGTCCGTGGCGTCACCGATCCCATTGCGCTGCTGATGATCGGCATCTTTGCGGGCACCTTGATGGGGCTGATCTCCGGCGCACTGATCACCCGGTTTCGTGGCCTGCCGCAGCTGGTGCTGTCGATCGCGGTCGGGCAGCTCATTGCCGCGCTGGCCAACAAGCTGCAATGGCTGACCGGCGGCAGCGACGGCCTCTCCGGCATCACGCCCGGCAAGGTGTTCGGCATCTACAATTTCGACATGTACAGCCGCACCGCCTATCTGTTCTCGCTGGCCGTGCTGGTCATTGTCTTTGTGGCGTTGTCGCGTTTCGTCCGCTCGCCCTTCGGGCTGCTGTGCCGCGGCATCAAGGACGACGATCTTCGCGCCAAAATGATCGGCGTCTCCGTCTATCCGCGCCTCGTGCTGATGTATGGCGTGTCCGGCGCGGTGGCCGGCGTCGGCGGCGCGCTGACCGCGATCAGCACCGGCGTGGTCGGGCTCGACAGCGTGAGCTTCGAGCGCTCCGCCGAGGTGCTGGTGATGCTGGTGCTCGGCGGCGCCGGACATTTGTGGGGCGCGCTGGCCGGCGCGCTGATTTTCCAGATTTTCGAGCACATCGTCTCGGCGGCGAATCCGTTCCACTGGATGACGCTGGTCGGGCTGTTGCTGATCCTGATCGTGGTGTTCGCGCCGCGTGGCCTGATCGAGCCGGTGCTGTCGCTGATCGCGCGATTCACGCGCAAGGGGAGGGTGTCATGACCGACCTTCTCGAAGCACGCGGTATCTCGCGCTCGTTCGGCGGCCTGCAGGTCACCAATGACGTCAGCTTCAAGCTCGGCGCCGGCGATCGCGTTGCGCTGATCGGGCCGAACGGCGCCGGCAAGACCACGCTGGTCAATCTGATCACCGGCGACATTGCGCCGAGCCAGGGCCATTTCTTCATGGCCGGCGACGAGATCACCGGCCTCAGCATTCCCGAGCGGGTGCGTCGTGGCCTGGTTCGCACCTTCCAGACCACGCGGCTGTTTCAGAATCTCACAGTGGCCGACAACGTCGCGCTGGCGATCATGCAGCGCAAGCGCATCACAAGGCGGTTCTTCTCCAGTGCCACCGAACTGCCGGAGGTTCGCGCCGAATGGAGCGAGATCCTCGCCAGGCTCGGCCTCGATCGCCTGGCCTATCGCAAGGTGGTCGAACTCGCTTACGGCCAGCAACGCCTGATCGAACTTGCGATCGGTCTCGCCTTGCGGCCAAAAGTGCTGCTGCTCGACGAGCCCGCCGCCGGCGTTCCGCATGACGAGGCACCAAGAATTCTAGACGCCATCAACCAGCTGCCTGATGATATCGCGGTGCTGATGATCGAGCACGACATGGATCTGGTGTTCAAGTTCGCGACGCGCGTGCTGGTGCTGGCGGCCGGTCGGTTGATCTTCGAGGGATCGCCGAAGGACGTCACCGCCGATCACGAAGTGCGCCGTGCCTATCTCGGGAGCTATGCCGATGCCCGCCGCGCAACTTGAAATCCAGAACCTCAGCGCCGGCTACGGCCCGACGCGCATTATCGAGGACATTTCCCTCACGGTGCGCGCCGGCGATCGTCTCGCGGTGCTCGGCCGCAACGGCATGGGCAAGACCACGCTGCTGGCGACCTTGATGGGACTATCGACGCGCCATGGCGGTCAGATCAGGATCGGCGATCAGGATGTGACCGGGAAGCGCACCTCGGCGCGCGCCGATTTCGGTATCGGCTATGTGCCGCAGACCCGCGACATCTTCCCGTCGCTGACGGTGGAAGAAAACCTGCGCACCGGGCTGAAGGGCCGGCCGGCGTCAGCACTCGATGAAGCCTATGTGATGTTCCCGCGGCTGCGCGAGCGCCGCCGCAATTATGGCATGCAGCTGTCCGGCGGCGAGCAGCAGATGCTGTCGATGGCCCGCACGTTGCTCGGCAAGCCACAGGTCCTGTTGCTCGATGAGCCGCTGGAAGGCCTCGCGCCGGTGATCTGCGATGAGCTGATGGTGCTATTGGGCAAGCTCGCCGCGACCAAGGAGGTCACTATCATCCTGGTCGAGCAGCAGATCGAGCGTGCGCTGGATTTCGCCGACAGCGTCATGGTGATGGAGCGTGGCCGCACCAGCTGGACCGGCAAGCCCCACGCACTGATCTCCGACCGCGCTTTAGTCGATCGGCTGGTCGGCGTGGGGATTCATTAAGGGTCGCTTAACGTCTCCCTACCTTGCGGGCCGAGGTCAGAGCCCTCACGCTCTGAATATCGTCAGGCCCAGCAACAGCAGCACGATGAAGATGACGACGAAGATATAGAACAGCACCCGCGCGATGTCCGCCGATGCCGCCGAGATGCCGGTGAAGCCGAGGATGCCGGCCACGATCGACACGACAAAGAAGATCAGCGCCCATTTCAAAATGCTCATCGCCAAACTCCGGTTGCCGCAGCGCAGAAACGCCGGGCCGCGATAGTTTGTTCCGAATGGAAATAAGCGTGGTCCCTCGTCGCAGTACGTTCAAACATGTTGCTTAGAGTGTACGCACAGCATGGATTGGTGTGCGTATTCGCCTACTAATTAGGCAGTCGACATGCCCGACTCCGCATTTTAAACCTGCTCTTAACCAAAACATCCGTAAATCAACGGACAGGTGACCTGCTTCTGCTGCGGTTTTTCAATCGCTTAGATTCGGGCCACAAGGGGTCCAGGATGTGCGTCGCGGTTGTTCATGAGCGGTTGGATGGCGTCGGTGGAGTCCATGGACCCTGCAGCGCGATCCCGCCTTCAAATCAAGTAGTCTGACGCGCATGTTCACCAAACGCCCAACCGCCGATAGCACAGAGACCGGCGAAGTCGTCGCGGGGCAGAGCCCGCTGCTGACGGTGTGGCGGCATCGGCAATTGTTCGCCGCCGTGTTCTGCGGCGTGATGGTGCTGACGGTCGTCGCTCTGGTCATGCTGCCGGTGCGCTATCTTGCCACGGGTTCGGTGATCGTCGCCGAGCAGGAGCCCGCCAACAGCAATGCGTCGGCCGCCTGGGCGCAGAAGATCGGCGATCCCGCCGATCTGGAAAGCCAGCTGCTGGTGGTGCGTTCTCCGCGCGTGATGCGGCTGGCGATGGCGGTGCCCGGCGTGCTCGATGCGGCCGTGGAAGAATGTCACGCCAGAGGCGGCTCCGGCTGCGACAAGCTGAAGACCGACAGCGGCGCCTTTGTCGACTACGTCCAGACCAACTATTCGATCGGCGCGGTCGGCCGCTCGCGCGTGATCAACATTTCCTATCAGTCGCCGCTTCCCGAGGTCGCGCAGAAGCTGGCCAATGCGCTGACCAACGCCTTTCTCGACGACCAGCGCACCGCCGGATCCGACAGTCGCGAAGTCGCCGCGTCCTATCTCTGGAAAGAGGCCCGCCAGCTCGACAGCGAGTTGCGCGATGCCGATGCAAAGATCCAGGCGTTTCGCCGCAACAAGGGCCTGATGCGCGGGTCGCTGGCGCCGATCAGTTCGGAGCGGCTGACGAACATCAGCCAGCAGCTGTCGGTGGCGGAGACCGCGCGCGCGGAAGCCGCGGCGCGGCTGCAGGAAATCAAGTCGAACCAGTCGCGCGGCGCCAGCGACGCGCCGTCGGTGCTGTCGAACCGTTCCATCGCCGACCTCAAGCAGCAACTCACCGTGGTCACGGCGCAGCTCGCCAGCCAGGCCAATGTGCTGGGGCCGCGCCATCCATCTTTGCGCGCGCTCAAACAGGAGCAGGCCGCGATCAAGGAGCGCCTGGCCACCGAAGTATCGAGCATCGCGATCAGTGCGCAGAAAGCCTTCGACGCCAACGATCTGCTGGTGACGTCGCTGAAGAAGCAGATGGAGGCCGTCAAGGCGGAAGTCGGCTCCGCGACCTCGGACGAAGCCTCGATCGAGAGCATGGTGCGCAGCACCGAAATCAAGCGGCAGCAATATGCCGACCTCTACAAGCGCGCCAGCGAGCTGGAAACCGAGCGCCGCGTGCTGATCGGCAGCACACGGCTGGTCAGCCTTGCCGAACTGCCGATCAAGCCGTTCTTCCCGAAAAAGATTCCGTTCCTGGCGGCCGGCGCGACCATCGGCCTGCTGCTGGCCTTTGCCACGGCGTTCTTCGGCGACCGCCTGAACCTTGGCAAACTGCCGCGAATGCGTATGGTGTTACCCGCCAAAACCAAAATCCAGCCTGCTGCGCCGCCGCCGATCGCGCCAGCCGCGGTCGCGGCCGCCGCCAAAGCGCCGCCGGTGCCGGAGCGCAAGGCGCCGGCGATGGCGGGTTCAACGTCGGAATTGTCTGTTGTCACCGGCGCGCCAATCCTCGCCCGGCTGCCGGCGCTGAAAAAGGACGCGTCGGAATCGCCGATCGGTGCCATCCTCACCGCGCAATCCGGCCCGTCGTTGTCGCGTGCATTGTCGCTGGCGCAGCAGGACCGCGCCTATCAGGACGCCCTGCGCAATCTGGCGGCGGGCCTGTTCGCATCGGGCAGCGAACGAAATCGACGGAAAATTCTGGTGGCATCGCCGGCGACCGCCGAAGGCA is drawn from Nitrobacteraceae bacterium AZCC 2146 and contains these coding sequences:
- a CDS encoding branched-chain amino acid transport system ATP-binding protein (product_source=KO:K01996; cath_funfam=3.40.50.300; cog=COG0410; ko=KO:K01996; pfam=PF00005; smart=SM00382; superfamily=52540), which encodes MPAAQLEIQNLSAGYGPTRIIEDISLTVRAGDRLAVLGRNGMGKTTLLATLMGLSTRHGGQIRIGDQDVTGKRTSARADFGIGYVPQTRDIFPSLTVEENLRTGLKGRPASALDEAYVMFPRLRERRRNYGMQLSGGEQQMLSMARTLLGKPQVLLLDEPLEGLAPVICDELMVLLGKLAATKEVTIILVEQQIERALDFADSVMVMERGRTSWTGKPHALISDRALVDRLVGVGIH
- a CDS encoding branched-chain amino acid transport system permease protein (product_source=KO:K01998; cog=COG4177; ko=KO:K01998; pfam=PF02653; superfamily=81345; transmembrane_helix_parts=Inside_1_20,TMhelix_21_38,Outside_39_59,TMhelix_60_82,Inside_83_94,TMhelix_95_117,Outside_118_172,TMhelix_173_192,Inside_193_221,TMhelix_222_244,Outside_245_258,TMhelix_259_281,Inside_282_293,TMhelix_294_316,Outside_317_333), producing the protein MSEIAAIQAPQKRSIPFAREAGGALAIIVLGAVGYYLFPDDLAFLTRLIGISFLVLSLDLVTGYCGIATLGHAAQFGVAAYAAGIACVRGVTDPIALLMIGIFAGTLMGLISGALITRFRGLPQLVLSIAVGQLIAALANKLQWLTGGSDGLSGITPGKVFGIYNFDMYSRTAYLFSLAVLVIVFVALSRFVRSPFGLLCRGIKDDDLRAKMIGVSVYPRLVLMYGVSGAVAGVGGALTAISTGVVGLDSVSFERSAEVLVMLVLGGAGHLWGALAGALIFQIFEHIVSAANPFHWMTLVGLLLILIVVFAPRGLIEPVLSLIARFTRKGRVS
- a CDS encoding succinoglycan biosynthesis transport protein ExoP (product_source=KO:K16554; cath_funfam=1.10.8.100,3.40.50.300; cog=COG0489,COG3206; ko=KO:K16554; pfam=PF01656; smart=SM00382; superfamily=47162,52540; transmembrane_helix_parts=Outside_1_30,TMhelix_31_53,Inside_54_420,TMhelix_421_443,Outside_444_761), with protein sequence MFTKRPTADSTETGEVVAGQSPLLTVWRHRQLFAAVFCGVMVLTVVALVMLPVRYLATGSVIVAEQEPANSNASAAWAQKIGDPADLESQLLVVRSPRVMRLAMAVPGVLDAAVEECHARGGSGCDKLKTDSGAFVDYVQTNYSIGAVGRSRVINISYQSPLPEVAQKLANALTNAFLDDQRTAGSDSREVAASYLWKEARQLDSELRDADAKIQAFRRNKGLMRGSLAPISSERLTNISQQLSVAETARAEAAARLQEIKSNQSRGASDAPSVLSNRSIADLKQQLTVVTAQLASQANVLGPRHPSLRALKQEQAAIKERLATEVSSIAISAQKAFDANDLLVTSLKKQMEAVKAEVGSATSDEASIESMVRSTEIKRQQYADLYKRASELETERRVLIGSTRLVSLAELPIKPFFPKKIPFLAAGATIGLLLAFATAFFGDRLNLGKLPRMRMVLPAKTKIQPAAPPPIAPAAVAAAAKAPPVPERKAPAMAGSTSELSVVTGAPILARLPALKKDASESPIGAILTAQSGPSLSRALSLAQQDRAYQDALRNLAAGLFASGSERNRRKILVASPATAEGKTFLTLALAQHLAATGRSVLVIECDLGAPKFETALGLRSSLGLQGILRGDAQPREAVVRTATPNLDAIAAGPFAASADLLMRRPLADLLLWSQIYDVVLIDGPSPGIQTDIGVLARHVDGVLLCVRSGRSSIGQAVATSSAIRAAGGELFGIAITMATPETNGARAVGSVGLGAYAGAT
- a CDS encoding putative amidohydrolase YtcJ (product_source=COG1574; cath_funfam=2.30.40.10,3.20.20.140; cog=COG1574; pfam=PF07969; superfamily=51338,51556) → MTQHARSVRLTNGRIYRSAWDETPADSIVVSDGKVVWIGAHDDAPSADETIDLDGATVLPGLTDAHIHLFAIAHARLQVPVTPRDAADVDAVLKLLVARAQAIPAGQWVYGAGLDENGLAEHRLPTRREIDAAIPHHPVMIRRFCGHVAVANSAALRFFGIDDSIADPGGGTFGRDGDGRLDGSAKESAAEMFFRAAPPMDRAELIAALRATIDDSARLGLVAAVEAAVGFTVGFDDEFSIWNELRQGTALPIRLGFMNQLDPAEALQRGLMPTRDADWQSMTLKYFADGIVGARTAAVSEDFFDTPSRGFFMRDEAELQRVIGEAHAAGWQVAVHSVGDRATNCVLEAYEQAQAAHPRGNARHRIEHYFVPPAGDLARMRKLGALVMMQPSFLTRMRRSISGAFGPRADKCYPGRSVIDAGVTYVATSDAPTGSWSPWDGMADAVNRASDSGAPIGPDEAISLREAIHSYTVGGAFAMKQEGWRGTLMPGMAADLIAIDRDPFAADAPLLRLTKVLLTMVRGDIVHDALPRRSDWRPAVRSA
- a CDS encoding branched-chain amino acid transport system ATP-binding protein (product_source=KO:K01995; cath_funfam=3.40.50.300; cog=COG0411; ko=KO:K01995; pfam=PF00005,PF12399; smart=SM00382; superfamily=52540); this translates as MTDLLEARGISRSFGGLQVTNDVSFKLGAGDRVALIGPNGAGKTTLVNLITGDIAPSQGHFFMAGDEITGLSIPERVRRGLVRTFQTTRLFQNLTVADNVALAIMQRKRITRRFFSSATELPEVRAEWSEILARLGLDRLAYRKVVELAYGQQRLIELAIGLALRPKVLLLDEPAAGVPHDEAPRILDAINQLPDDIAVLMIEHDMDLVFKFATRVLVLAAGRLIFEGSPKDVTADHEVRRAYLGSYADARRAT
- a CDS encoding glutamine synthetase (product_source=KO:K01915; cath_funfam=3.10.20.70,3.30.590.10; cog=COG0174; ko=KO:K01915; pfam=PF00120; smart=SM01230; superfamily=54368,55931), which produces MSFVERHGLWSAEQKDAAVRLRRIVEEQKLEVIRLSFPDQHGILRGKTLIAEEAMRCLESGCTITTTMFAKDTSHKTVFPVFTSGGGFGIPEMQGAADVLMIPDPSTFRVLPWAPTTGWLLCDVHFADGRPVPFATRNLYKGVLADLNKRGYDFVVGLEVECHVFKLEDARMAPEDAGQPGRPPEVSLLSHGYQYLTEQRYDQMEPVLEFIRRDVLALGLPLRSVEVEYGPSQCEFTFQPTVGLMPADSMVLFRSAVKQICHRRGYHATFMCRPKIPNVVSSGWHLHQSLVSRATGKNAFMSSDPNETLSPFGRGYLAGLLAHARAATVFTTPTINGYKRYRSYSLAPDRAIWGRDNRGAMIRVLGGPGDSATRLENRVGEPAANPYLYMASQILSGLDGVDRALDPGPSADTPYESDAELLPKSLREAVFALKEDPFFRKAMGSTMVDYYTHIKNAEIERFQSEVSEWEQREYFEMF
- a CDS encoding uncharacterized membrane protein YtjA (UPF0391 family) (product_source=COG5487; cog=COG5487; pfam=PF07043; smart=SM00724; superfamily=144083; transmembrane_helix_parts=Inside_1_6,TMhelix_7_29,Outside_30_32,TMhelix_33_55,Inside_56_57); protein product: MSILKWALIFFVVSIVAGILGFTGISAASADIARVLFYIFVVIFIVLLLLGLTIFRA
- a CDS encoding branched-subunit amino acid ABC-type transport system permease component (product_source=COG0559; cog=COG0559; pfam=PF02653; transmembrane_helix_parts=Inside_1_6,TMhelix_7_26,Outside_27_40,TMhelix_41_63,Inside_64_92,TMhelix_93_115,Outside_116_129,TMhelix_130_152,Inside_153_164,TMhelix_165_187,Outside_188_191), producing the protein MTIGITFFIIGVVNFIFGPSLKTIPLPATLSGPLDIGFRSLPTHRLFVIACGIVTALALWLLIEKTEFGIKLRASVDHSGMADALGIRTEIIYAVTFALAIGLGAFGGVVGAEILPIEPFYALRYMVTFLVVVSVGGAGSILGALSASLLLGLADTTGKYLAPEFGEFFFYLTVICIVFLFPHGLFGRSHA
- a CDS encoding branched-chain amino acid transport system substrate-binding protein (product_source=KO:K01999; cath_funfam=3.40.50.2300; cleavage_site_network=SignalP-noTM; cog=COG0683; ko=KO:K01999; pfam=PF13458; superfamily=53822; transmembrane_helix_parts=Inside_1_6,TMhelix_7_26,Outside_27_392), which translates into the protein MNRRAHSILAFAILGLMTGTASADVIKVGIIGTMSGPYALFGANFKMGIDAWVAEHGNKVGSHEIEFIYKDEEGPNPAKSKALAQELIVKDKVQYLAGVYFTPNAMAIAPLLEESKTPLVVMNAATSSIVEKSPYILRTSFTMWQNTVPAANIAYKNGSKKVAIAVSDYGPGIDAEAAFKKTFETDGGAVVEAIRIPLATTDFSPIMQRIKASGADTIFTFLPSGPPTLGFIKAYVDNGLKADGVKLMSTGDVVTEIDLPGIGDSSIGMLSTYHYAVSHESPENKAFLASIVKNGSKVDDVAMTGVAAYDGARVIYKMIEATDGQRDPAKAVDAVKGMKWVSPRGPVSIDPDTRHIRQNVYLRTVTKVDGKLINKEGDTMFPDQPDWALSKK